The nucleotide window GGCGCAGGGCGACTTCGCGACCATGCTTGGCCTCGGCCTGCGCGAGCGCCTCGGTCTCGCCCGTGGCGACGAAGATGCCGCCCTCGTCATCGTACCAGACCGGGATCTGGTGGCCCCACCAGAGCTGGCGCGAGATGCACCAGGGCTCGATGTTCTCCAGCCACTGGAAGAAGGTCCGCTCGTAATTCTCCGGCACGAACTTCGTCCGCCCGTCGCGCACCGCCTGGAGCGCGCGCTCGGCCAGCGGCTTCACGTTCACGTACCATTGGTCGGTGAGGTAGGGCTCGATGACGACGTTCGAGCGGTCTCCATGCGGCACGGCATGGGTGTTGGGCTCGACGAGGCGCAGGCGCTCGCGCGCCTCCATCAGGGCGACGACGCGCTTCCTCGCCTCGAACCGGTCGAGGCCGTGCAGAGCCAGGGCTTCCGGTTCCGGGTTCGAATCCTTCAGGAAAGCCGTGTTTCCATCGAGGGTTATGCGTGCTTCCGGATCCAGGATGTTAATGGGTGTGCACCCGGCGCGCTTGCCCACCTCGAAATCGTTGAAATCGTGCGCGGGCGTGATCTTGACCGCGCCGGTGCCCTTTTCCGGATCGGAATAGGTGTCGGCGACGATGGGGATCAGGCGACCGACGAGGGGCAGGCGCACGAACTTGCCGACGAGATGGGTGTAGCGCTCGTCGTCGGGATGGACCGCCACGGCGGTGTCGCCGAGCATGGTCTCGGGCCGCGTGGTGGCGACGGTGATGACTGCGCCGGTCTCGGCACCGGCCTCGTCCACGATCGGATAGTCGAAGTGCCAGAGATGGCCCTTCACCTCGACCTGCAGCACTTCGAGGTCGGAGATCGCGGTCTGGAACTTCGGGTCCCAGTTCACGAGGCGCTTGTCGCGGTAGATCAGACCCTGGGCGTGGAGATCGACGAAGGTCTTGGTGACGGCGCGGACCATCTGGTCGTCGGGCTGGCCGGACAGGCCCATGGTGAAGCGCTCGCGCGACCAGTCGCAGGAAGCGCCGAGGCGCTTCAACTGGTTGACGATGGCGCCGCCCGATTCCGCCTTCCAGGCCCAGACCTTCTCGACGAAGGCGTCCCGGCCGAGCTCGCGCCGGCCCGGCTCCTTGGCCTCGGCAAGGCGGCGTTCCACGACCATCTGGGTGGCGATGCCGGCATGGTCGGTGCCCGGCTGCCACAGCACGTCGCGCCCGCGCATCCGCTCGAAGCGGCAGAGGATGTCCTGCAGCGTGTTGTTGAGGGCGTGGCCCATATGCAGGCTGCCGGTCACGTTCGGCGGCGGGATCACCATGGTGAAGGGTTTGGCGTCCGCCCGCTCGGGGCGGCCGGCCTTGAACGCGGCTCCCGCCTCCCAGGCGGCCGCGATGCGCGTCTCGACGGCGGCAGGATCGAAGGTCTTGTCCATCATGGGCTTACGTCGGGCCAGTTCGTGCGGGGCGGGCCTCAGCCCGCGTGTTGTCCCGCTTTCACCCGGTCACGCTCCCCGCGTCAACATCGCAGGCCGGTCAGCGGCCCCGCGCCACGCGCTCGATCTCGGCGCGGACCAGCCGTTCGACCATGCCCGGCAGGTTATCGTCGAGCCATGATTGCAGCATCGGCCGCAGCATGTCCTGCACCATGTCTTCGATGGTGCGGGCGTTCTGGCTCACCATCGTCCCGGCGAGGAGCTGGAACGCATGCCCGACGCTGGCATCGGTGACGGCGGAGACGAGGCGCTCGTGCGGGGTCTCGCGGGGCGCCTCCACCGGCGCGGGGCGCGGGGCGGCACGCGGCGGTTCGGGCTGGCGCACGACCGGAGGCGGCAACGGCTCGGGTTCGGGTTCGTCGTCGAAGGAGATCGAGTCGAAATCGATCTCGCCGCTATCGGCGAAGCCGATCTCGGGTTCCTCGATGGGAGCGGGCTGGGGTTTGCGCGGCTGTGCGACCTCGGCGAGGTCGAGCACGTCGTCGTTCTCCGGCTGCGGCGGGGCCGAGCGCACCGGCGCGACGACCTCGGCCTTGGCGTTCTGGTCGTCGGCGATGATCCGGCGGATGGAAGCCAGGATCTCCTCCATGGAGGGTTCCTGGGCTTTCTCCTGCACGGTCTTCTCCGGCGCCTTGGGGCTCGCTGCACTCATCCGGACGACGCTCGGGTCACATGGTTAAAGAAACGTTTCGGTCACTCTGAGTATTTCACCACAGCTGCCGGATACAAGCACCGGCCGAGCGCAAGGCACAGGATAAAGCCCATGCCTCGAATGCCCCTCGCGACAGGAACGCCTCCTCAGCGTCCGTCGGGCGTGCGCACGCCGTACCAGAGATCCTTGATCTGGTCGAAATGCTCCTTCGGGCTGTAGGCCACCACCGGGATCGAGGTGAAGCGCACGGTGAGGCGGCCCACGGTCTGGACGACGCCGTAGGAGTTCACCACGCGGTCGCGCTGGGCGAGGATGAGGTTCACGCGCGAGTTCAGCAGTTCCTGCTGCGCGTTCAGGACGTCGAGGGTGGTGCGCTGACCCACGCGGGCCTCCTCACGCACGCCGTTCAACGCCACTTCGTTGGCCTGGACCTGGGCCTGCGAGGCGATGACCTGCGCCTTCGCGGCTTCCAGCCGGCCCCAGGCCGTGACGATGGACGAACGGACCTGATCGCGGATGTCTTCGACGTTGATGCGGGCCTGACCCACCAGTTCCTTGGCCTGGCGGATCTGCGAATAGGTCTGGCCGCCCTCGTAGAGCGGAACCGAGATGCGGCCGACGATGGTCGCGGTCATGCCGTTATCGCCGGGGAACTGCTGGTCGTAGCGTTGCTGGACGGTCCCCTGCAGGGCGGCGGTCGGATAGAGCGCGCCTTCGAAGATCTTCACCTGCGCCTCGGCCACGTCCACCGAATGCATGGAGGACAGGATCTGCGGGTGTTCCTTCAGGCCGATGGCGATGGCGTTGTCGAGGTTCGGCGGCACGAACCGGTCGAGGGGACGCCCCGGAGCGAGCTGGCGCGGCTCGACGCCGATGATGCGCCGGTACGTGCCGATGCTGGCGCGCAGGTTCGCCTCCGCACCGGAGACATCGGAGCGGGCGCCGGCGAGGCGAGCCTCGGCCTGGGCCACGTCGGTCCGGGTGACCTCGCCGACATTGAAACGGTCGCGGGTCTGGCGCAGCTGCTCTTCGAGCACCTCGACGTTGTTGCGGCGCAGCTCAAGCGTCGCCGTGTCGCTCAGGACCGACATGTAGATCTGGGCGGCGTTGAACAGGGTGGTCATCTCGGTGGCGCGCAGCGATTCGCGCGTCCCGAGCACGTCCGATTCGGCGCGCCGGGTCTGGTTGTCGGTCTGAAAGCCGTTGAACAGGGTCTGGTTGACGGTCAGGCCCGCCCCGCCGGGCTTGGTCACCTGGTTGAGCGTGATGCCGCTGACGCGGCCCTGAGACTGGGTCAGCCCGATATCGGCGTCGAGGCTCACGGTGGGACGGTAGCCGGCCTTGGCCTGCGCGACGTTCTCATCGGTGGCGCGCAAGCCCGCTCGCGTCGCGTTGAGCGCCGGGTTGGCGCCATAGGCACGGGCCAGCGCGCTATCCAGCGTCTCGGCGACAACCGGAAATGCGGTGGCGAGCGTCAGCGCGGCGAAGCCGCCGAGCCGCAGCCCGAGGCTTTTCGCAGGTTTGCGTTGTCTCACGTCCATCTGCCCTTGCGGTTTCTCGATGAACCGGTCGGCCGTTCGCACGGCCATAGCGCCTAGGGTGCCATCCGGATTGCCCGCCTCAAGCAGGAGTTTAGCGGAGCTTGGGCTCCAGAGCATCGGCCGAGACGGATGCTGCGCGAGATTGATGGCGCAGTGCCGCATAAAAGCGACACCTGTCCCTTCCGTTCAGAGGGGAAAAGCCATCTCGGCTCAGAAGGAGAAGCCGGAATCGACGGCGAAGGCCGACAGGGCCGGCAGGTTCGCGTCGAAGAGCGGGCGGGCTCCGAAAGCGTCTCCGGTCCGCACGAACAGAGTGGCCTTCGCGGCCCGGTCGCGCCCCATCACGCAGACGAGGCGTCCGCCATCCTTCAGTTGGTCGAGGAGG belongs to Methylobacterium sp. 77 and includes:
- a CDS encoding TolC family outer membrane protein — protein: MDVRQRKPAKSLGLRLGGFAALTLATAFPVVAETLDSALARAYGANPALNATRAGLRATDENVAQAKAGYRPTVSLDADIGLTQSQGRVSGITLNQVTKPGGAGLTVNQTLFNGFQTDNQTRRAESDVLGTRESLRATEMTTLFNAAQIYMSVLSDTATLELRRNNVEVLEEQLRQTRDRFNVGEVTRTDVAQAEARLAGARSDVSGAEANLRASIGTYRRIIGVEPRQLAPGRPLDRFVPPNLDNAIAIGLKEHPQILSSMHSVDVAEAQVKIFEGALYPTAALQGTVQQRYDQQFPGDNGMTATIVGRISVPLYEGGQTYSQIRQAKELVGQARINVEDIRDQVRSSIVTAWGRLEAAKAQVIASQAQVQANEVALNGVREEARVGQRTTLDVLNAQQELLNSRVNLILAQRDRVVNSYGVVQTVGRLTVRFTSIPVVAYSPKEHFDQIKDLWYGVRTPDGR
- a CDS encoding DUF2497 domain-containing protein, giving the protein MSAASPKAPEKTVQEKAQEPSMEEILASIRRIIADDQNAKAEVVAPVRSAPPQPENDDVLDLAEVAQPRKPQPAPIEEPEIGFADSGEIDFDSISFDDEPEPEPLPPPVVRQPEPPRAAPRPAPVEAPRETPHERLVSAVTDASVGHAFQLLAGTMVSQNARTIEDMVQDMLRPMLQSWLDDNLPGMVERLVRAEIERVARGR
- a CDS encoding valine--tRNA ligase, producing the protein MMDKTFDPAAVETRIAAAWEAGAAFKAGRPERADAKPFTMVIPPPNVTGSLHMGHALNNTLQDILCRFERMRGRDVLWQPGTDHAGIATQMVVERRLAEAKEPGRRELGRDAFVEKVWAWKAESGGAIVNQLKRLGASCDWSRERFTMGLSGQPDDQMVRAVTKTFVDLHAQGLIYRDKRLVNWDPKFQTAISDLEVLQVEVKGHLWHFDYPIVDEAGAETGAVITVATTRPETMLGDTAVAVHPDDERYTHLVGKFVRLPLVGRLIPIVADTYSDPEKGTGAVKITPAHDFNDFEVGKRAGCTPINILDPEARITLDGNTAFLKDSNPEPEALALHGLDRFEARKRVVALMEARERLRLVEPNTHAVPHGDRSNVVIEPYLTDQWYVNVKPLAERALQAVRDGRTKFVPENYERTFFQWLENIEPWCISRQLWWGHQIPVWYDDEGGIFVATGETEALAQAEAKHGREVALRRDEDVLDTWFSSALWPFSTLGWPDATPELDRYYPTNTLVTGKDIIFFWVARMMMIGLHVTDQVPFDTVYLHTLVRDASGAKMSKSKGNVVDPLGLIDQYGADALRFTLAAMAAQGRDIKLAVNRVEGYRNFATKLWNASRFAEMNGCVLRADYRPEDATETLNRWALGEAARAVAEVTVALEAYRFNDAAAAAYRFVWNIFCDWYVELAKPVLQGEGDAATKAETQATVAFLIDQIAKLLHPFMPFLTEELWAIKGEGIDHRGLLALAPWPDLAGLANTEAEAEIGWVVDLVSEIRSARSETSVPAGAQIPLVIVGADEVLRKRAAQWQDTLLRLARLSDISFAETAPRNAVQLLVRGSVAALPLEGIVDLKAEVARLNKEAVKAASEIGKIDGKLGNADFLARAPDEVVDEQRERRDAEAARLEKIREALARLSDA